GCCCGACGGACAACGCTCTCAACCCTTCTACTTCTTCAGCCGCTACGACCGCGAAACCATCGCCCAGAGCTGGCAGGTCCTGCGCTCCGAGTTCGACCAGATGATGCTCGACAACGCCCGCGAAAAAGGCGCCGAAGTCCGCGAACTGACCTCCGTCAACCAGCTCCTCATGGACGGCGACCGCGTCATCGGCGTCGAATGCACCGACCGCACCACCAACCAAACCTGCCAAGTCCACGCCCCCATCACCCTCGACTGCACCGGCAAGGAAGCCTTTGCCTCCAACCGTCGTAAGTGGCGCATGCCCGACCCCTATCTCAACAAAATCGCCGTTTGGACCTACTACAAGGGTTCCAAACGCGAAGCGGGCATTGATGAAGGCATGACCACCGTCGCTTACATTCCCGACAAAGGCTGGTTCTGGCACATCCCCCAACACAACGACATGGTCAGCGTCGGCGTCGTGGCCGAAGGCAAATACCTCACCCGCGACGGAATCAAGGACCCCCAAGCCATCTTCGAACGCGAAATCGACAACAACGACTGGATCAAAGACCACCTCTCCGTTGGCGAATCCACCGGCGAATACTGGGTCACCAGCGAATACAGCCGCCACTCCAAACACGCCGCCGCACCGGGTCTTCTTCTCGTCGGCGACGCCTTTGCCTTTCTCGATCCCGTCTTCAGCAGCGGCGTCATGCTCGCCCTAAAAAGCGGCGTCCAGGCCGGTGAAGACGTCCACCAATGTCTCCTCGACAACGACTT
This is a stretch of genomic DNA from Phragmitibacter flavus. It encodes these proteins:
- a CDS encoding NAD(P)/FAD-dependent oxidoreductase, producing MNAEIETYDAIIIGAGPAGSSAAAILAEYGHNVLVIEREKFPRYHIGESLIPFTFPSLERLGMIPKMRESHFVKKFSVLFVQPDGQRSQPFYFFSRYDRETIAQSWQVLRSEFDQMMLDNAREKGAEVRELTSVNQLLMDGDRVIGVECTDRTTNQTCQVHAPITLDCTGKEAFASNRRKWRMPDPYLNKIAVWTYYKGSKREAGIDEGMTTVAYIPDKGWFWHIPQHNDMVSVGVVAEGKYLTRDGIKDPQAIFEREIDNNDWIKDHLSVGESTGEYWVTSEYSRHSKHAAAPGLLLVGDAFAFLDPVFSSGVMLALKSGVQAGEDVHQCLLDNDFDPARFENYCSMVRQGVENMRKLVYAFYHPDFSFAKVIKKYPDSAGEITDCLSGDVNKDFTQLWARIREFVPLPEDLPYGTPLPEAEPALG